Below is a genomic region from Desulfobacter sp..
TTTTCCGCCGGCACCCGTGGCAAAGGCCAGGGCCAGGGCAGTGAGCACCGCAATAAAGGTGGCAATATATTTACCGGTTAAAAAGTTGAGCTTAACACTGGAAAAAAGTTCAGAGACAATATACCGCTGGATTCTTGTGGCCGTATCCAGGGTGGTGCCTGCAAACGAGGCCACAAAAACCCCCATGATAACCACGGCCACCCCGTTGGGAAGGCCTATGGAAGCGATCATGTTGGCAGAGCCGTTGACAAAGGCGGCCACTTTTGACCCCAGGCCTGCGGCAGCAGCCCACGAGGAATAATGGGTGGTCCAGGCGGCAACCCCGGTCAGGGTTTCGCCGGTTTTGGTCACATAGCCCATGCCGATACCGGCGGAGACGGCAATGATGACCAGGGTGGCCAGTGCCCCTTCCATGAGCATGGATCCGTACCCGACAAAGAGGGCGTCGGTTTCATATCTTACCCGCTTGGCCGAGGTGCCTGAAGAGACCAGGGAGTGAAACCCTGAAATAGCGCCGCAGGCAATGGTGATGAACAAGAAGGGCCACATGGGCGGTGCCTTGGCAGGGGTGGTCTGAACCGCCGGGGCAACAATTTCAAGGCTGCCGCCCAAGGCAGAGACAATTACGCCCAGAATGAGCAGGGCCATGGCAATCAACAGCTGGTGGGAGTTGATAAAATCCCTGGGCTGGAGAAGGGTGGTCACCGGCAGGGTGGAGGCGATAAATGCATAGATCAGAAGGATGATGGTCCAGACGCCTGTGGCGGGGATACCTGCCACTGCCGGCATTTTTATGGGAATATAATACCCGATGAATACGGTGAGATACATGAGGACAACGGCAATAATGGACCAGGTCATCACGCTTTTGCCCTGTTTATACACGGCATGGCCCAGTCAAAGGGCAATGGCCACTTCGCACCATACCGGGAATACAGAGGCCGGATACATGGCAAAGACCACGGCAATGACCAGGCCGAAGATGGCAATGACGATCCAGAGTTCAAGAAAGACAATGAGGAAAAAGAAAAACCGGGTTCTGTTGTTGACATATTTGGCCGTATAATCGGCAATGGATTTTCCCTGGTTTCTCATGGAGATGATCAGGGCGCCGAAATCGTGGACCGCACCCATGAAAATACTTCCGAAAAATACCCAGATCAGGGCCGGAACCCAGCCCCAGATGATTGCCACAGCCGGACCCACAATGGGGCCTGTGCCGGCAATGGAGGTAAAATGATGCCCGAAGATGACCTCTTTTTTGGTGGGAACATAGTCAATTCCGTCCTCCAGTTCAACTGCGGGAGCCGTGGCTGTTTTGGACAGCTTGAATATCTTTTGCCCGATAAACCTGCCGTACAGATTATACATCAAAAGGTAGCCGATAAAGGCAACAACCATAATCACAAGAGCATTCATTCTAAAATCTCCTTTTCATCATTTGCAAATAGTTATTGTCGTAAAATACCGTTTGTCTCGTGTCTGCCAGGGCAAACGGTATCATTGTTTTATCCAGTGCATTGTCCGAGCAAGACTATTGCTAGACGGGGGGCTGAAATAAAACCCAAAGATTCTATACGGTTACAATCGTCTCTGGCCATAACCCTTTTCCCTTAATGCAAAAATGCAACGGGTGTGCGTCAAGAACGCCACCACCCGGATATTCCATATTTTCGTATAATTGATATAAATATTGCAAATTTTCTCAAAATACAAATCCTATCTTAGGATTACACCCAGTAGTGTCCGGTTAGGTTGTTGCATATAAAAAGCATCTAAAATCATTGAAAAAACAGTCTGTTTTGTGTTGACAAATGTGCGTAAAAATTTTTGTGCGCCTTGAAAATTTAACTCAAGGAGCTCAAATGACGCACATCTCAGTCCCTAAAAAACAACTACGGTCCCTGAACTTTGACAATTTCAGGTGCCCTCTGATAAAGTCACTTTCAAAAGCACCGGAATTACAATCTCGAGGAGACCGCCCTTTAAAAATGACATTCGAAGACCAGATAAATGCTTTGGTTTATTTCCATCTTCAGGAGCACAAGTCTGCCCGACATTTAATTCAGGATCTCAAGGAGAATGTTTTTGCTAAAGAAAATATTGCGCCAGACGGTGGTATCAGCCGTAGTAGTTTCTGTGAAGCCATCAATCACAGGGGACTCGAACAACTGCAATTTATCTTTGAGGATCTTTATAAACAGGCTCTTGAGTGTCATCCGGGTGAACACGCCGAGTTAGGAGAGTTGGTTTCCATTGACGGTAGTCTCATAAATGCAGTCCTTTCAATGCACTGGGCGAACTACAGAAAAGGAAGTAAAAAAGCCAAAGTACATTGCGGATTTGACATTAATCACGGAATCCCAAACAAAATCTTTTTGACTGAAGGCAACGGCGCTGAACGCACTTTTGTTCCCAAAATACTTTCCAAGGGGCAAACAGGTGTTATGGATCGTGGATATCAATCCCATAAAGAATTTGACCTGCTTCAGGAGCAAGGCAAACATTTTGTCTGCCGTATAAAAACCAGGACAACAAGAACAATTATTGATAACCACGAGACCCCTTCCGACAGCTACATTTTTTATGATGCACTGGTTAAACTTGGTACTCCGAATCAAAACCAGACGAAAAGGCCTGTTCGGGTTGTTGGCTATAAAATTGCTGGCGTCAAATACTATGTGGCAACTGACAGGCATGATTTAACAGCGGAACAAATAGCAACAATTTATAAACTCCGGTGGACCATTGAGGATTTTTTCAAATGGTGGAAAGAACATCTGAAGGTATATCATCTCATTGCCCGCAGTGAATACGGCCTTATGGTTCAGATTCTTGGCGGCCTTATCACTTACCTGTTACTGGCAATCCATTGCCAAAAACAGTTTAATGAAAAGGTCACGATCAAAAGAGTTCGGCAGCTGCGAACCGCCATTCTAAATGACCTTTTTGGCTGCGAGGAGCAGGGCTCTCATAGTTCAAACAGGGACAATATTGTCAAAGATCAAAAAATTATTGAGCAAGCAAAAACCTAACCGGACATCACTGGATTACACCCTTTTTTTTCTGCAAAGTGTGATACTTGCCATTTATCATAATTTTAAATCAGGCTTGGTTTTAAAAAAAAATAAATTCCAGATAGATAAAAAAAGGATCACCGCTTTAAAATACCGGAATAGCATCAGGTGATATGGTTTTTTTCTTGACTATTGAAAAATAGTAAGTAAGTATTACTCACCAAAGACAAAAACAAGAAGGTTAAAAAAGACAAAAACAAGAAGGTTAAAATGAAACACAGGGGAAAAACAAATCCGCCCGGACGGATAAAGATCATGAAATCCTTTTCCAAACTTATGAAAGAAAAGGATTTTCATTCCATCACAACCGCTGAGATTGCCAGGAACGGTTCGGTGACCGAAGGTCTGATTTATAAGTATTTCAAGGATAAAAAAGATCTTCTTCATCAATTACTCAACGATCATTTTACCCGGTTTTTAGATAAAATTGAGGCCAGGATCCTTGAAGAGAAAACCTGCCGGGCACAGCTGGAAATTGTTATTTTTTCCAGCCTGGAAAGCTATGCGGAAAATCGGCTGTTTTCAAAAATGCTCTTTTTGGAGGTGAGAAGCTCCCCGGAGTATTATTCTTCGGGCGCCTATGCCAGGGTGCGCAAATATGCGGCCATCATTCTTGGGATTATCCAACAAGGAATTGATAACGGCGAAATTAAGGAAAAGACAGATCCTGTGCTTCTTCGAAAGGTTATTTTAGGGGCCATTGAACATGCCTGCCTTGGAGAACTTATTTTTGGCAGAGCGCTTGAAATTGACACGGTTGCCAGCGGTATTTCTGACATCATATTCAACGGAGTAAATCCATGACAAGATTAAGTTCAATCAACGCTTTGATAGAGAAAAATTTGGAATCAGGGATTGTTAATCTGAATGAGGATAAGGCCAAGCAAATTTTTCAAATCATGGGTATGCCCGTGGTCAAAGAAGAAAACGTCACCACCCAGGAGCAGGTTTTGGATGCAGGGCAGAAACTGGGATTTCCCCTTGTGCTCAAAGGGCTTGGGGCCAATATCCTCCACAAGACCGAAGCCGGCCTGGTGATTGTGGGCGTGGATGGAAATGACTCGCTCAAACAGGCGGCAAAGACCATTCAGGACCGGGCCGGAAAAAATTTGGATGGGTTTCTGGTTCAGCCCATGGTCCAGGGGGAGCGAGAGTTTGTGGCCGGGATGTTCAGGGACGATCAGTTCGGACCTGTGATCATGTTCGGCCTGGGCGGGGTGTTGACCGAAGCCATCGGTGATATTGTTTTTAAAATTGCCCCCCTTGACCCTGCTGATCTGGAAGATATGCTGGACAGTCTGGGGGCCCAGAAGCTTTTAGGCCCGTTCAGAGGGGAGGCCGCGGTTGACCGGGAGTCCCTTAAATCCGTATTAAAAGCCCTCTCCGATCTGGCCTGCGCCTGCCCCGGAATCCGGGAAATTGATGTCAACCCCTTGATTGTTAAGGCTGATGGCATGCCCGTGGCCGTTGACGGGCTCATGGTTTTGGAGAAAAATATCCCGTCCGGGACGCCGCTTTCGCCGCCCATTGATTTAAACGCATTAAGGTCCTGTTTTTATCCTGAGTCCGTCGCCTTTGTCGGGGCCTCTGCCACACCGGGTAAATGGGGGCATATGCTGCCCACCAATACCTTTGCCAGGGATTTTAAGGGCCGGGTGTTCCTGATCAACCCCAAGGGAGGTAAGATCATGGGCCGTAAGGTGTACAAGGCCCTTTCCGAAGTTCCCACAGATGTGGATCTGGCGGTGGTCACGGTGCCGGCCCACGGGGTGATGGACCTTATCCCCGAAATGGCCCCAAAAAAGGTCAAAGGCATGCTTTTGATTACTTCAGGGTTCAGGGAAGTCGGGGACCAG
It encodes:
- a CDS encoding TetR/AcrR family transcriptional regulator, whose product is MKHRGKTNPPGRIKIMKSFSKLMKEKDFHSITTAEIARNGSVTEGLIYKYFKDKKDLLHQLLNDHFTRFLDKIEARILEEKTCRAQLEIVIFSSLESYAENRLFSKMLFLEVRSSPEYYSSGAYARVRKYAAIILGIIQQGIDNGEIKEKTDPVLLRKVILGAIEHACLGELIFGRALEIDTVASGISDIIFNGVNP
- a CDS encoding IS4 family transposase, with amino-acid sequence MTHISVPKKQLRSLNFDNFRCPLIKSLSKAPELQSRGDRPLKMTFEDQINALVYFHLQEHKSARHLIQDLKENVFAKENIAPDGGISRSSFCEAINHRGLEQLQFIFEDLYKQALECHPGEHAELGELVSIDGSLINAVLSMHWANYRKGSKKAKVHCGFDINHGIPNKIFLTEGNGAERTFVPKILSKGQTGVMDRGYQSHKEFDLLQEQGKHFVCRIKTRTTRTIIDNHETPSDSYIFYDALVKLGTPNQNQTKRPVRVVGYKIAGVKYYVATDRHDLTAEQIATIYKLRWTIEDFFKWWKEHLKVYHLIARSEYGLMVQILGGLITYLLLAIHCQKQFNEKVTIKRVRQLRTAILNDLFGCEEQGSHSSNRDNIVKDQKIIEQAKT
- a CDS encoding acetate--CoA ligase family protein, which produces MTRLSSINALIEKNLESGIVNLNEDKAKQIFQIMGMPVVKEENVTTQEQVLDAGQKLGFPLVLKGLGANILHKTEAGLVIVGVDGNDSLKQAAKTIQDRAGKNLDGFLVQPMVQGEREFVAGMFRDDQFGPVIMFGLGGVLTEAIGDIVFKIAPLDPADLEDMLDSLGAQKLLGPFRGEAAVDRESLKSVLKALSDLACACPGIREIDVNPLIVKADGMPVAVDGLMVLEKNIPSGTPLSPPIDLNALRSCFYPESVAFVGASATPGKWGHMLPTNTFARDFKGRVFLINPKGGKIMGRKVYKALSEVPTDVDLAVVTVPAHGVMDLIPEMAPKKVKGMLLITSGFREVGDQGRDLEDRIVAEARKAGILVLGPNTMGVCNPHAEFYSTAANAFPLPGSTALVCQSGNMGTQLLAFAEQQDIGIRAFSGSGNEAMVIIEDYMETFERDELTRTVVLYIESIKQGRRFFKSASRLSQGIISRLKKILPLFWSHDNPVDIVGEGDPGIPRTCMEELLRWDGCDAVIHLGIHGKRILVNAMIESILKADPDANAAEAAQFNQALAQVEEDYTQYVVELTQKYQKPVLGVSLLTDELSRTLYRYDHLEYKGVYFPSPERAVKALSGMVQYQTWLGKRI